The DNA sequence AAGTACATACCGGTTTACTTTTGAAATTGTTCTTCACCCTGACCGGGATTACTATCGGCTTTGCGTTCTTATATTATGTGCTTTCTTTTCAGGAAACGGTGCTGCGCATTAACGACCCCACTGACCAGGCTGTTGATATTACATTCCTGGAATCTTTATACTTCAGTGGTGTCACTATTCTATCGGTCGGTTACGGCGATTACGTTCCAGTAGGGTCAGCCCGTTTTTTTGCACTCTTGCAGGCAGCACTCGGTCTGCTTATTCCAAGTGCTTTCTTTCTGACTGTTCTTGGAGAAAAAATTCAGAAAAAGGAATAAAAGACTAGTTTGAAGAAGAATCCCTGATTTTTCGTGCTTCTTCGTGTTCAGCCCTTCGTTCCTCTGCAGAGTGTTCCAGCGGAACGAGAGGATAAGGGTAGTCACTTCCTAGTTGCAGCGCCGCTTCGATGAGGGCTAGTTCTTCCATTTCATACGGCGCATAAATGTATTCATTCGGAACAAACTGGAGTTCAGGAAGCCAATGTCTTACAAACACGCCGTCAGGATCAAAAAGCCTGCCCTGTTTTACGACGTCAAAAATACGGAACGTTGTGGCATCTGTCCCAACCCCTGCCACGTACTGCCAGTTTCCGTAGTTGCTGGCGGCATCGTAATCAATTAATTGGGACTCAAACCAGGCCGCCCCCCACCGCCAGTCAATTCCCAGGTTTTTGGTTAAAAAGGCAGCCGTGTTCTGCCTTCCACGATTGGACATGTACCCGGTCGCTTTCAACTGCCGCATCGAAGCATCCACCAATGGGTAGCCCGTCTTACCGGTGCACCACGCCTCGAACAGCCCGGCATCCTGCTTCCATACTACCGGCAGCTTTTGAATACCGGATTTCTTAAAAAAGGCGTGTTTTTCTTTTCGTAAAAGCATATGAAAATAATCTCTCCAGAGAAGTTCAAAAAAGAGCCAGTAGGTCGATTTATTCGCTTCCACAACCCGCTCAAAACGCTTCAGCTCCCAGTAGACTCTTCTTGGAGACAACGATCCGTTAGCAAGCCAGGGGGAAAGCTTCGAGCTGTCATCAAATTCAAAAAGACCGTTTCTCCTTTCTTTATAATGAAGCACGTGCCGGGTCAGGAAGAAGTAATCGTTTAAGCGTTTAAGCCCTTCCTTTTCCCCTCCGCTGACAAGTGTGGAGGCGTTCATAGTCCGGAACTGCTTCATCAGCTCTTCTCCGGTTTCAGCATGGTCTTCTAAGTAAAGTGGGGTCTGCTCCTGCGGCTCTCCGGCTTCCTGTCTTGGCAGGAGCCTGCTTTTTTCTATTTTTTTACGGTAGGCAGAAAAGCTTCCCGGAACTTCTTCCTGTGTAAATGGAAGATCCGTTTCATGAAACAACGTCTCTCCCTCGTAAAGGGTCAACGTACTTCCAAATTGACGTACCGCTTCTTCCACCGCCTGTGCTTCTTCTATTTCTTCTACACCAGGATAAGAGAAGGCCCTTACGTGGGAGAGGGGATACTGCTGGAACCAGTTCCTGATTTCGCGTGCAGTATCTCCATGGGCAGTCACCAGCGGGACTCCAAGACGGCCGAGCTGCTGATGCAGATCAAGGAGACTTTCAATTAAAAAGCGGCGGCGTTTTTTATCCATGCGCGGAAAACCGTTTTCCGTCACACTATCATGCTTCCGGTCAAAAACGTAGCCTGCCATCACCGGCGTCCCCGATGCAAGAGCATCAACAAGAGGCTGATGATCGTGGATCCGCAGATCATTTCGTAACCAGACAAATTCCATAATCTCTCCCCTCCCTGTTTACGAACGTATTCCCTAGTTATAAGCTGGGAAAACACCCCAGTCTTCATGTATACTAAACCTCAAAGGAGGCTAAATCATGCTGCTGAAAACAGCTTTAGTACAAATGGATATCGCATTCGGAAATCCGGAAGTGAACTATGAAAATGCTTCCGCTAACATTGCCGAAGCTGTCAGCTCCGGTGCCGATGTTATCCTTCTGCCGGAACTATGGACGACCGGCTATGATTTTTCATATATGAAAGAAAACCCTGACGAAGAAGCGAGTGAAGCGGTGACGTTTCTGTCAGAGCAGGCAAGAAAGCACCGTGTCAACCTCGTTGCTGGTTCTGTCGCTAAAAAAACGGACGAAGGTTTCTTTAATACGATGCTCGTCTTTAACCGGCACGGAGCTTTCGTTAGAGAATACAGCAAA is a window from the Alkalicoccus halolimnae genome containing:
- a CDS encoding cryptochrome/photolyase family protein, encoding MEFVWLRNDLRIHDHQPLVDALASGTPVMAGYVFDRKHDSVTENGFPRMDKKRRRFLIESLLDLHQQLGRLGVPLVTAHGDTAREIRNWFQQYPLSHVRAFSYPGVEEIEEAQAVEEAVRQFGSTLTLYEGETLFHETDLPFTQEEVPGSFSAYRKKIEKSRLLPRQEAGEPQEQTPLYLEDHAETGEELMKQFRTMNASTLVSGGEKEGLKRLNDYFFLTRHVLHYKERRNGLFEFDDSSKLSPWLANGSLSPRRVYWELKRFERVVEANKSTYWLFFELLWRDYFHMLLRKEKHAFFKKSGIQKLPVVWKQDAGLFEAWCTGKTGYPLVDASMRQLKATGYMSNRGRQNTAAFLTKNLGIDWRWGAAWFESQLIDYDAASNYGNWQYVAGVGTDATTFRIFDVVKQGRLFDPDGVFVRHWLPELQFVPNEYIYAPYEMEELALIEAALQLGSDYPYPLVPLEHSAEERRAEHEEARKIRDSSSN
- a CDS encoding ion channel, translated to MLNLILLGLGVLFILANLIYFFRQGRFKESKVHTGLLLKLFFTLTGITIGFAFLYYVLSFQETVLRINDPTDQAVDITFLESLYFSGVTILSVGYGDYVPVGSARFFALLQAALGLLIPSAFFLTVLGEKIQKKE